One Capsicum annuum cultivar UCD-10X-F1 chromosome 2, UCD10Xv1.1, whole genome shotgun sequence genomic window carries:
- the LOC107859896 gene encoding histone H1: MITAKFVLIQFEIFFRIVRIVKMSATGEVENPAVVMPPVEAPKVEKQAPATGKPVKEKKPRAKKAKSAKTVTHPPYFQMIKEALLALNEKGGSSPHAVAKYMEDKHKDDLPANFRKMLGLQLKNSAAKGKLIKIKASYKLSEAGKKGTTTKASTQKVPKADSKRKTRSTRSVSAVVKKTEAAKKAKATQKPKKAGVGAKRARKSTPAKAKQPKSIKSPAAKRAKKVAA, from the exons ATGATCACAGCAAAATTTGTACTAATTCAGTTTGAGATATTTTTTAGGATTGTGAGAATTGTGAAGATGTCGGCAACCGGAGAAGTTGAGAATCCCGCCGTTGTGATGCCGCCGGTAGAGGCTCCGAAGGTTGAGAAGCAGGCTCCGGCGACGGGGAAGCCTGTTAAGGAGAAGAAACCTAGGGCTAAGAAGGCTAAATCTGCTAAGACTGTTACTCATCCTCCTTATTTTCAG ATGATTAAGGAGGCTCTGTTGGCTCTGAATGAAAAAGGTGGATCGAGTCCACACGCAGTTGCAAAGTACATGGAAGacaaacacaaggatgacttacCAGCGAATTTCAGGAAAATGCTTGGTCTTCAGTTGAAGAATTCTGCTGCTAAGGGAAAGCTTATCAAAATCAAGGCTTCATACAAGCTATCTGAGGCTGGTAAGAAGGGAACAACAACAAAAGCATCTACCCAAAAGGTTCCAAAGGCTGATTCTAAGAGGAAAACTAGAAGCACCAGGTCCGTGTCCGCTGTAGTAAAGAAAACAGAGGCGGCGAAGAAGGCAAAAGCTACGCAGAAGCCGAAGAAGGCTGGAGTTGGAGCAAAGAGGGCAAGGAAGTCTACTCCGGCGAAAGCAAAGCAGCCAAAGTCTATCAAGTCTCCTGCTGCTAAAAGGGCAAAGAAGGTTGCAGCCTAA